One Picrophilus oshimae DSM 9789 genomic region harbors:
- a CDS encoding PIN domain-containing protein produces the protein MPGLYLIDVNQGLLALSIDIMKRYKIDPRDSIHAATAITEKVNIIISEYLDFNKIKENWYNGI, from the coding sequence ATGCCCGGACTGTATTTAATTGATGTAAATCAGGGTTTGCTGGCGCTTTCAATAGATATTATGAAACGATATAAAATAGACCCAAGAGATTCTATTCATGCAGCAACTGCAATAACGGAAAAGGTAAATATTATAATATCTGAATACCTGGATTTCAATAAAATTAAAGAGAATTGGTATAATGGAATTTAA
- a CDS encoding dTDP-4-dehydrorhamnose reductase family protein, giving the protein MKKILIFGSSGQLGSQLINLLKDDYELIKISHKELDFNKFYLIEDIILKSNPDIIINCAALTDVDRCEIYKNEAYNVNAGAVRHIIRPLKVTESYFINISTDYVFNGITGNYREDDLPDPVNYYGLTKLLGDIYANSYDNTLIIRTSGVFLNKGFPVFVYKNLMENKRVTAIPGYYSPISAFNLAMAIKDIIPLNRIGILNIAGNKISRYDLALRISEMYNLNKNIDENNIELKAKRPFDSSLNIERAKKLINFNFYDIDINLKHMVIK; this is encoded by the coding sequence ATGAAGAAAATATTGATATTTGGATCATCCGGTCAGCTGGGATCGCAATTAATAAATTTATTAAAAGATGATTATGAATTAATTAAAATATCACACAAGGAGCTTGACTTCAATAAATTCTATTTAATAGAGGATATAATATTAAAAAGCAATCCTGATATTATAATAAACTGCGCAGCATTAACAGACGTTGATAGATGCGAAATATATAAGAATGAGGCATATAATGTAAATGCCGGGGCAGTAAGGCATATAATAAGACCGTTAAAAGTAACAGAGTCGTATTTTATAAATATTTCAACAGATTATGTTTTTAATGGCATAACAGGAAATTACAGGGAAGATGATCTACCTGATCCGGTTAATTATTATGGCCTTACAAAGCTCCTTGGTGATATATACGCAAATTCTTATGATAATACTTTAATAATAAGGACTTCCGGGGTATTTCTTAACAAGGGATTTCCGGTATTTGTTTACAAAAATTTAATGGAAAATAAAAGGGTAACCGCAATTCCTGGATATTATTCGCCAATATCGGCATTTAATCTGGCAATGGCAATAAAAGATATTATACCATTGAACAGAATAGGAATATTGAACATAGCAGGAAATAAAATATCAAGATATGATCTTGCTTTAAGAATATCAGAGATGTACAATTTAAATAAAAATATAGATGAGAATAATATTGAATTGAAAGCAAAAAGACCATTTGATTCATCTTTGAATATAGAAAGGGCAAAAAAATTGATTAATTTCAATTTTTATGATATAGATATAAATTTAAAACACATGGTAATAAAATGA
- a CDS encoding AbrB/MazE/SpoVT family DNA-binding domain-containing protein gives MFEEEMSVGPKGQVVIPVTLRKALKITPGSKVIFKLDGDRIIMKKPKTDSVNIFREIAKNGRNVNEIKYDEYTGEIFKRNKL, from the coding sequence ATGTTTGAAGAGGAAATGAGTGTGGGCCCAAAGGGGCAGGTCGTGATACCAGTTACATTAAGAAAAGCATTAAAAATCACACCTGGTTCAAAGGTGATTTTTAAACTTGATGGCGATAGAATAATAATGAAAAAACCGAAAACTGATTCCGTAAATATCTTTAGAGAAATTGCCAAAAATGGAAGAAATGTAAATGAAATAAAATATGATGAATATACAGGCGAAATTTTTAAAAGGAATAAATTATGA